In Streptomyces sp. NBC_01426, one genomic interval encodes:
- the hisB gene encoding imidazoleglycerol-phosphate dehydratase HisB, with amino-acid sequence MSRIGRVERTTKETSVVVEINLDGTGKVDVSTGVGFYDHMLDQLGRHGLFDLTVKTEGDLHIDSHHTIEDSALALGAAFKQALGDKVGIYRFGNCTVPLDESLAQVTVDLSGRPYLVHTEPENMAPMIGSYDTTMTRHIFESFVAQAQIALHIHVPYGRNAHHIVECQFKALARALRYAAEFDPRAAGILPSTKGAL; translated from the coding sequence ATGAGCCGCATCGGACGGGTCGAACGGACCACGAAGGAGACCTCGGTCGTCGTCGAGATAAACCTCGACGGCACCGGCAAGGTCGACGTCTCGACGGGCGTGGGCTTCTACGACCACATGCTCGACCAGCTCGGCCGCCACGGCCTCTTCGACCTCACCGTGAAGACCGAGGGCGACCTGCACATCGACAGCCACCACACCATCGAGGACAGCGCCCTCGCGCTCGGCGCCGCCTTCAAGCAGGCCCTCGGCGACAAGGTCGGCATCTACCGCTTCGGCAACTGCACCGTCCCGTTGGACGAGTCGCTCGCCCAGGTGACCGTCGACCTGTCCGGCCGCCCCTACCTCGTGCACACCGAGCCCGAGAACATGGCGCCGATGATCGGCAGCTACGACACGACGATGACCCGACACATCTTCGAGTCCTTCGTCGCGCAGGCCCAGATCGCCCTGCACATCCACGTCCCGTACGGGCGCAACGCCCACCACATCGTGGAGTGCCAGTTCAAGGCGCTGGCCCGCGCCCTGCGCTACGCCGCCGAGTTCGACCCGCGCGCCGCCGGGATCCTGCCCTCCACGAAGGGCGCCCTCTAA